AACCACTTAATTATCAGGGACTTGAACAACATtacttgaaaatgacattggatCATGCCATAGCTTTGATTTATATCCTCTCTttttaagattattattattattttttttatataaacacTGACCTAGAAAAACACCATTGATAACGTTTTCCACACAGGCTCAGGTTTTACAGGCTAAAACTAGCCTATATACTGGGCCATAATGCTTTAAGTCGGGGTTGGGGAACCTACCAagcatgtgtttttaaaaatgaaactgaagagggactgttttaaaaaatccccaaaacatttagATGACAAATTCCTATAATCCTAAACAGCTGCTGAATCATTCCATCATAACTTCATACATTTATTGTGGCCGTTACAGCATCAACGGAGGGCCACAAAGTTTACCGTATTCCCTCTGTCGAATGTGCTTAGAGGAAGGAGCTTGCATTGAGTTTGCCGTGCAAACATCTGCATCTAGTCCTTGTGTAATTGGGTTCCTCGTTTCTAAAGCTCCTAattttccacttcctgttcattTAAACATATCCAGATTCTCCGTGCCAGTCGAAGAGATGCCCTGGCGAGACCTCAAATGGTTGCTTACCTCTAACCAATGTTATATTTTCACCGAGCCGTTGTGGATATAGGTAACTTGACCTTTCAACTAGCTTTTTCCTTCGCTGTTATCTGTCATTTCTATCCAGTTTTCATTCCCTTTTGATCTGAGCTTTTTTGGGCTCTCATCAGTAGATTTCAACTTAGTCATTCCACATGACTTCTCACAAAGgtgcaatatattttttcccccctgtcaGAACTAAACGCAGCCATTAACTGTTTTTGGTGGTGAGCCCCGACGCTCCCCCGCTTTtctaagttattttattttattttttacaattgtgTGACTTGATATACTGTTACATTTCCTCTAGAGGGCACAAACACACTGACTATGTTGCATATTGCAGCCACCACATTTGAGTGATGGATGTTACTGGAAGCATTTGTTTTTAGAGTAGaatgttattttacattttatgatcCTCCTGTGTTTGGTGCTGACTCACGCTGAACTACACTGACTCCCCACAAAcgtctatttttgttttttttaatgcaccaaTTAATACTTTTACTTTGTCACACTGAATTGTAAAATGGTGTATTTTTTATCATTGTGTGCCATGGAGAAATAAACGTTAACTGAGGTTGGGttgtattttatccatccattttctttgccgcgtatcctcataatggtcgtggggagtgctggagcctatcccagctgtcagcgggaaggaggcggggtacaccgtgaactggttgccagccaatcgcagggcacatagagacaaaaagccacactcacaatcacacttaggtgcaatttagagtgtccaatcaatgttgcatgttttttgggatgtgggaggaaaccggagtccccggagaaaacccatgcaggtacggggagaacatgcaaactccacgcaggcggggccgggatcgaacccaggtcctgagaactgtgaggccaacactttaccagctgttccaccgtgcttgttttatttatttatttataaaaaaagtCACCCAACTTTTGGAAATGAAGTTTCTTCTTGGGTGCTGATTAGACTACTAGTTTGGTACATACCATGAAAGCagaaatgtttgtgtttgaCACATTGGTCGGCTGGTACTACTTTCCCGAGTAAGCATTTGTCGAATTTTGCTCTTTTGAAGTTTGTGGTACAGAATTTGCTGTAAGTACTTCATTGACAaaagtgacaccccccccccccccgccccggcCCGGCCCAAACACCCTTTTCTGACCGTTGTCCCCACCCCTGCCTCCCAGGTTTTTATAATAATGCATGAGCGGGTGAGGAAATCAGCTGATTAATTTGCCTAAGCAAATGAACTGCATGTAGACAAGCGATGAATATGAGTGGCTTGTAAGATTTTCATGTATTTGAGTAAAGCAGTTAGGACCAACCCAATGTTTTGCCTGAAGGTAACGGGACACAAAATGGTGGGGTATAAATTTGGAGCAGTCAGCTTGTGGTCTGCACAGCAAGCGGATAGAAGATAGGCTTCATCATGTCTTTTAATGGCAAATTTGTTCTGCAGAGTCAGGAGAACTACCAGGAGTTCCTGCAAGCTATTGGTAATAAATGCTCACCGCACAAAAGAACTAAGAACGTAAAAATGattgctttgcatttttttgcgtgtgtgtgtgtgtgtgtgtgtctgctgtAGGAGTGTCACATGTGGAGGTGGACAATCAAGACATGGTGACTGACATCTATCAGGGCGCTTACTACAGGATTGCCAAATTTATGGGTCCTGATGTGTTGACCAACACTTTCATGGCTGGCAGGGAGGCGGAATTGGAGGATCTGGACGGCACAACATTCACGGTAAGACGTTTCACGATCT
The sequence above is drawn from the Syngnathoides biaculeatus isolate LvHL_M chromosome 11, ASM1980259v1, whole genome shotgun sequence genome and encodes:
- the LOC133508408 gene encoding gastrotropin-like isoform X2, which codes for MLHVFWDVGGNRSPRRKPMQSQENYQEFLQAIGVSHVEVDNQDMVTDIYQGAYYRIAKFMGPDVLTNTFMAGREAELEDLDGTTFTTTVNLDGGKIKIQFPKYVYTAEVSGDKLVEMNSIPGGITNRMVSKRLVE
- the LOC133508408 gene encoding gastrotropin-like isoform X3 — its product is MQTPRRRGRDRTQVLRTSQENYQEFLQAIGVSHVEVDNQDMVTDIYQGAYYRIAKFMGPDVLTNTFMAGREAELEDLDGTTFTTTVNLDGGKIKIQFPKYVYTAEVSGDKLVEMNSIPGGITNRMVSKRLVE
- the LOC133508408 gene encoding gastrotropin-like isoform X1, giving the protein MYLSKAVRTNPMFCLKVTGHKMSQENYQEFLQAIGVSHVEVDNQDMVTDIYQGAYYRIAKFMGPDVLTNTFMAGREAELEDLDGTTFTTTVNLDGGKIKIQFPKYVYTAEVSGDKLVEMNSIPGGITNRMVSKRLVE
- the LOC133508408 gene encoding gastrotropin-like isoform X4, with the translated sequence MYLSKAVRTNPMFCLKSQENYQEFLQAIGVSHVEVDNQDMVTDIYQGAYYRIAKFMGPDVLTNTFMAGREAELEDLDGTTFTTTVNLDGGKIKIQFPKYVYTAEVSGDKLVEMNSIPGGITNRMVSKRLVE
- the LOC133508408 gene encoding gastrotropin-like isoform X5 → MSFNGKFVLQSQENYQEFLQAIGVSHVEVDNQDMVTDIYQGAYYRIAKFMGPDVLTNTFMAGREAELEDLDGTTFTTTVNLDGGKIKIQFPKYVYTAEVSGDKLVEMNSIPGGITNRMVSKRLVE